The Blattabacterium cuenoti genomic interval ATATGAAAAACATTTTTAAAAAATAATATTTGATTTTTTAAAACATACCATGTTTTCATAAATCCATGATAAATACTATCAAAAATAGAATAATGCTTCCTTTCGAAAAAAAAGATATCGTCTAAATCCATAAATGTTTTTAAACAAACTCCTAAAATTCCTTTTGAATTCATATGTATTTTTTTTTGCATAAAATCTCCATCTCTATTAATAGAAATTAAAAATGTTTCATTCCTTTGTCTAAATAAAGCCTCTTTTATTTGATCATAGAACAGTATTTCTCCAGTATCAACAGATAATATTTCATCATCAATTTTTAGCTTATATTTCTCAGCAATTGAGTTTTTGAAAATGTAACTTATAACAGATGGAATTCTTGGTTTAATAGGAAGCGTTGTGTATTTTCTATCAAAAATCAAACTTTTTTTACTGTTATTTAAATATAATTTCATTATTTTTCCCATACGATTTACAATTATAATATTACCTATAAAAATTTCTTGAGGTATTTCATTGAAATATTTTATTTTTTTACCATTAATAGATAATATTACATCTCCATTTTTTAACCCTATTTCTTTACCTAAAGCATCAGTTTCTATTCCATATTTTGCATTTTCTATTGGTATATTAATTTCTCCATACTTAAACAATAAAAATGTGAAAATTAATATAGATAATATTGCGTTAAATATAATACCTCCTGAAATAATTAGTAATCTTCTAATTGAAGTTTGAGAATAAAATTTACAAGTATTTTCTGTTATTAATTTATCTTTTTTTTCATTATTTACCATTCCAGATATTTTAACATATCCACCAAAAGGTAACCATCCAATTCCGTAAATTGTATCTCCTATTTTCTTTTTAAATAAAGAGAACCATGGATCAAAAAATAAAAAAAATCTTTCCACTCTAACTTTAAATAATTTTGCTAAAAAGAAATGACCCAATTCATGAAAAAAAATTAAAATAGAAATGCTAAATAATAGTTGTATTGATTTTATAAAAAAAGATGTCATTTCATAAATTTAATAAAAAAAATTTAAAACATAAATTTTGGATTTATATAATTTAAAAAAAGGAGAAAAAGGTATTATTAAAGGATTTAAACATAAAAATATACCAATAAAATTATTAGAATTAGGAGTATTACCTGGAGTAAAAATAGAAGTAATTTTTATTTCTATTTTTTGTGATCCATTATGTATAAGTTATGAACAATCTTGTTTAGTTTTACGAAAAAAAGAAGCAGAAAATATTTTAATAGAACCTGTAAATGAAAAAAAAGATGATGCAAAGAAGAAATATAAAATTAGCTCTTTTGGGAAATCCTAATGTAGGAAAAACTTCTCTATTTAATAAATTAACTGGATTAAATCAAAAGGTAGGGAACTATTTAGGAGTTACAGTAGATAAAAAAATAGGGTATTTTTTTTATGATAAAATAAATTATCAAATAATAGATTTACCTGGAACTTATAGCATATATCCATCATCTGACAGTGAAAAAGTAATTAATAACTTATTATTAGAAAATATAGAAACTCCAGATCATATTATTTTTGTAATAGATTCGTCAAATTTGAAAAAAAGTTTACTTCTATTCAGACAATTACAAGATTTAGGATTTTCTATTTTGCTCCTATTAAATATGTTAGACGAAGCAAAAAGAAAAGGAATTTACATAAAAATAAAAAAATTAAAAAAGTTTTTAAAAACAGAAATTATTTTAATAGATGCAAGAAAAGGTATTGGTTTAGACATTGTTAAAAAAAAATTAAAAAAAATAAGAAATAAAAAAAAATCATCATATTTTTTTAATACAAATTTATCTTTATCTAATCACCTTGCAATAAAAGATGTAAAAAATAATCTTAAAATAGAAAATATTTACAAAGCTTGGTATTATTTAGCTTGTAATAAAATATTTTTGAATAAAAATATTCTATTGGATAACATTAAGAAAAAATATAACATTATATCTAAACGTTTACAAGTAAAAGAAACTTTAAATAGATATGAAGAGATAAAAAAAATATTTTCCCATACTGTTTATGTATTTAATAAAAAAAATAATCAATTAGAATTTTTTAGAAAAATAGATAATCTTTTTGTTCTACATAATTTTTGGGGATATGTAATTTTTTCCTTTTTTTTATTTTTTATTTTTCAATCTATATTTTTTTGGGCTGAAACTCCTATAAAATTTATTGAATTATGTTCTTCTTTTACACAAGAAAAATTAAATAACACTATGTATTCTGGGCATTTAAAAGATTTTCTTTTACAAGGAATATTACCTGGTATTAGTACAGTTATAAGTTTTATCCCACAAATTTTTATTCTATTATTTTTTATTCTTCTTATGGAAGAAAGTGGATACATAAATCGTGTTATTTTTTTAATGGATAAAATTATGCGGCCATTTGGATTAAATGGTAGAAGTATAGTTCCTATTATTTCAGCTATGGCTTGTTCTATTCCAGCTATAATATCTTCTAAACATATAGAAAATCCAAGAGACCGTTTGATAACAATTTTGATGACTCCTTTTATGACTTGTTCTGCAAAACTTCCTATTTATACTTTAATAATATCTTCAATTATCCCTAATGTAAAATGGGGTTTTGTACAATTGAGAGGGATAGTTTTAATGGGAATGTATATTATAGGAATTTTATGTTCTTTTATTATAGCAATTTTACTTCATAAGTATTTAAAAAAGAATTATGATAGTTGTTTTATTATGGAATTACCTACTTATAAAATACCTACATTTAAAAATGTATTTATAAGTTTATGGATACATATAAAATCTTTTATTTTAAATACAGGAAAAATAATATTATTGGTTAATGTATTAATTTGGGTTTTAGGGACATTTGGTCCAGTAAAAGATTATAATGATAAAAAAAAAAATATATTTTTTAATATACAAGAAAATGAATTAGATAATTCTTATTTGGGAATATTTGGAAAAAAATTAGAACCGATTATAATTCCACTTGGATATGACTGGAAAATAGGAATTGGTATTCTATCCTCTATTGTAGCAAGAGAAGTATTTGTTAGTACCATGAATTCATTATATAAACTTGAAGAAAAAGAAAATAAAATAGAAAAAGATATTAAAAAAAATACTAAACTAATTTATTCATTTCCAACAGGAATTTCTTTATTATTTTTTTATGCATTTTCTATGCAATGTATAAGTACTATTTCTATAATAAAAAGAGAAACAAAATCTTGGAAATGGCCAATTTTACAATTTTTGTTTATGACTACGTTAGCATATATTTTTTCTTTTTTTATTTATCATATATTTAAATAAATACAATATCAATATTATGAAACATATGTTATATTTTTATACAGAATACATAATAATATGTTTTTCTTTTATTTTTTCTATATTAATTCTTTTTAAAAAATTTTTTTCTTTTTTTTTAAAAAAAAGATTTTTTTGCAAAAAAAAATGTCATTGTAAATTATAAAGACATTTTTTTATAGAAGAATCTATAAAATCATGAAAAAAATCGGATAAAGATATTCCAGCAGTTTTCAACTGTTTTGGAAAAATACTTTCTTTAGAAAGGCCAGGTACTGTATTAATTTCTAAAAAATATGGTATTTCATCAACAATAATAAATTCTGACCTGGAAATTCCGTATAAATTCAAATATTTGTATACTTTTATAGCAGTATTTTTTATTTTAACTTCAATGTTAAGTGGAAAATTTGCGGGAGTTATCTCCTTAGATTTACCTGAATATTTAGATTCAAAATCAAAAAAATCATTTTTACTAATTATTTCTGTTATTGGAAGAACAACTATTTCATTTCTAAATGAAAATACTCCAACAGATACTTCTCTACCTGATAAAAAAGATTCTATTATAATTTCATTATCTTCTTTGAATGCTGTAGATAATGCTTTATCAAAATCATCTTCCTTATAAATTTTTGTAATTCCAAAACTAGAACCAGATCTACTAGGTTTTACAAAAAAAGGGATTCCAATACTATTTAATATTTCTTTTTTACAAAAAGTTTGATTTTTGTTTAAAAAAAAAGATTTAGCTGTATTTATTCCTAAATATTTTAATAATGATAAACAATATTTTTTATTAAAAGTTATGTTTGCTTGATGAAAATTACATCCTGTATACGGTATTTTTAATAAATCAAAATATGACTGTAACATCCCATCCTCTCCTGGAGACCCATGTATTGCATTAAAAATACAATCAAAATTTATACGACTATTTTCATTTACAAAAACAGAAAAATCATGTTTATCTATAAAAAATTTTTTATTTTCTTTATTTTTCATAAACCATTTATCTTTGAAAAGATAAACACAATATGGAATAAAACATTTTCTACATAAATTATCATAAACCATTTTTCCACTTTCTAATGAAATAGAAGATTCCTTAGAATATCCACCCATAACTACTGCAATATTTTTCATTATTTCTTTTTTTATTGGTTTTAAAAATATTTTATATAAATGAATTATTCAAAATACATTTTAATTTTTATTATTAATTTATTGATATCCATATTTTTATTCTATAAAATAATAAATTTTACTTTGAAATGGATTGATACTTATACTAAACATGGAACTTATGTCATTATGCCTAATTTACGTAATTTAACTTTATCAAGATCTATATACATTTTGAAAAAATTAGGTTTAAAATATGATATAGATAAACGTCATTACAATCCAAATTTAAAAAACAATCAGATTATTTTTTTTTCACCGGAAGCTGGAAATAGAATTAAAGAAGGAAGAAAAATATATATAAAAGTAAATTTTACTTCTACAAAAAACATTGTATTACCTAGTATTTTAAATAAGAAAAAGAACATAGCTATAAAATTACTTAATGAAAATAAGATTTTAATTAGGAAAATTATATATACTACTGGATTTTCCAAAGAAACAGTAGGTAAGGTTTTGTATAAAAAAAAACAAATTTTTCCAGGGGACCTATTCCCATATGATCATGAAGGTATTATTTTAATAATTGGAAAAGGATATGATAAAAACACATTTGAATCAATTCCAAATGTTATTGGAATGTCTTTATACAATGCAACTACTATTTTAAAACAAAAATCATTTAATATTATTCATTTTTATTATGATAACTCTTCAACATTGAAGAATTCTAATATAGAAAATATAGAAAAAGTAGTATATCGTCAAAATCCACATTATGGAAATATATATAACAAAAGTAAACCAATTGAATTATGGTTAACTGAAAAAGAAATGTTAATGGAAAAATTAATACAAATGAAATATTCCTTTAAAGATAAAAAAAATAAAGAAAAAAATTTTATTAATAAAGATCATATTTTAATTAAAAATATTGAAAAAAACTATAAAAATACTGATTTAGTTATAGAAAAGAAATTAGAAAATTCTGTTAACTCTATAGTAAAACAAAAAGAAAAGAAATTAGAAAATTCTGTTAACTCTATAGTAAAACAAAAAGAAAAGAAATTAGAAAATTCTGTTAACTCTATAGTAAAACAAAAAGAAAAGAAATTAGAAAATTCTGTTAACTCTATAGTAAAACAAAAAGAAAAGAAATTAGAAAATTCTGTTAACTCTATAGTAAAACAAAAAGAAAAGAAATTAGAAAATTCTGTTAACTCTATAGTAAAACAAAAAGAAAAGAAATTAAAAAACTATGGAAGTTCTATAATAAAACAAAAAGAAAAGAAATTAAAAAACTATGGAAGTTCTATAATAAAACAAAAAGAAAAGAAATTAAAAAACTATGGAAGTTCTATAATAAAACAAAAAGAAAAGAAATTAAAAAACTATGGAAGTTCTATAATAAAACAAAAAGAAAAGAAATTAAAAAACTATAGAAGTTCTATAATAAAACAAAAAGAAAAGAAATTAAAAAATTATGGAAACTCTATAGTAAGACAAAAAGAAAAGAAATTAAAAAATTATGGAAACTCTATAATAAAACAAAAAGAAAAGAAATTAAAAAACTATGGAAGTTCTATAATAAAACAAAAAGAAAAGAAATTAAAAAACTATGGAAGTTCTATAATAAAACAAAAAGAAAAGAAATTAAAAAATTATGGAAACTCTATAGTAAGACAAAAAGAAAAGAAATTAAAAAATTATGGAAACTCTATAATAAAACAAAAAGAAAAGAAATTAAAAAACTATGGAAGTTCTATAATAAAACAAAAAGAAAAGAAATTAAAAAATTATGGAAACTCTATAGTAAGACAAAAAGAAAAGAAATTAAAAAATTATGGAAACTCTATAATAAAACAAAAAGAAAAGAAATTAAAAAACTATGGAAGTTCTATAATAAAACAAAAAGAAAAGAAATTAAAAGTATATGAACAAAATCAATAATAAAAATTTTCATAAAAATGACAGAAAAAAGTATAAAAAAAATTAAAATTATTGTAAATGAAACTAAAAAATCTATTAGAATTGATAAATACCTAACAAAAAAAATTACTAAGGAAAATATTAGTAGAAATCAAATACAAAAATTCATTAGATTAGGAAAAATTTTAGTAAATAAACATATAGTAAAAAATAATTATAAAATAAAACAGTATGACAATATTGAATTGGAAAATTCAATAAAAATACCAGTGTTAAAAAAAAACTTTTTTGAAGAAAAAAATATTACTGCAGAAAAAATAAATATAAATATCATTTATGAAGATGAAGATATAATGATTATAAATAAACCATCTGGAATTGTCGTCCATCCTGGATATGGAAATGAAAAAGGTACTTTAATTAACGGAATTAAATATTACAATTACAATCTATCTAAATTACATAGATTTGGTCTAGTTCATAGATTAGATAAAGATACATCTGGACTGTTAGTTTTTGCTAAAAATGAATATACTCAAAATTTCTTATTGAAACAATTCTATACAAAAACAATTAAAAGAAAATATATTGCTTTAGTATGGGGAATATTACAAAATACAAAAGGATCTATTACTGGTTTTATAGGAAGAGATCCAAAAAATAGAAAAAGAATGACAATTTTAGAAAAAAATAAATACATAAAAAATGCAAGATATTCGATAACTCATTATAAAGTTTTGGAAAAATTTAAGTATATAACATATATTTCTTGTAAATTAAATACAGGTAGAACACATCAAATAAGAGCACATTTTAAATATTTAGGTCATCCTGTTTTTCAAGACTCAATTTACAATGGAAAAAAAATTATTAAAATTTGTTCAAGTAAACATATTAAATTTTTTAAAATTTGTTACAATATCTTGAAAAGACAAGCCTTACATGCTATATCTCTATCTTTTATTCATCCAAATAATAAAAAATGTGTTTTCAATTGTCCTATTCCTGAAGATATAAAAACTATTATTAATAAATTGAGATACTTTTTTCATAGTAAAGTTCCATGTAAAAGAATATAGGACATAGAAAAATATATTATTAGGCCAATAACATCAACTATTGTTGCGACAAAAGGTGCAGATGAAGTAGCAGGATCCCCATTAAATTTTTTAATAATAAATGGTAACATTGAACCACTAAATGTTCCCCATAAAACTACTCCAATAAGAGAAAAAAAAATAGTAAATCCAACCAAAATCCAATGTGGCCCATAATCAAATAATCTAGTACTATGCCAAGTTATAATACGAAGAAACCCTGTAATTCCTAATATACTTCCTAAAAAAAATCCACAAATAATTTCTCTTTTCATTACTCTCCACCAATCTTTTACTTTAACTTCTCCTAAAGCCATAGCTTGAATAATCAAACTAGCGGCTTGAGATCCACTATTTCCTCCACTAGAAACTACTAATGGAATAAATAAAGAAAGAACTATTGCTTTTTCTATTACACTGGTAAATTGCTGCATTACTGTAGTAGTGAACATCTCACCTATAAATAATAAAATTAACCATCTTGCTCTTTTTTTTATTAATTTATACAAAGGAACGTTAAGATAGGATTGATTTAGAACTTCCATACCTCCTATTTTTTGAAAATCCTCTCTATAATTTTCATTTAAAACCCATAAAATATCATCTATTGTAACTATTCCAAGTAAATAATTTTGATTATCTACTACTGGAAGTGACAATCTATTATTAATAGAAAATATTTGAGTTGCCTTTTCTTCTGTATCAGTTACTTTTAAAACTGAAGTATGTTGCTTATCCATTAAAGAACATACCATAGTATTTGGATCAACTAATAAAAACTCTTTTATTTTTATATCTCCTATCAATTTCCCATTTTTATCTATAACATAAATAATTTCTATAAAATCACTATTTTTTATTTCTTTTCGTATATAGTTAAATACCCTTTGTACTCTCCAATTTTTCTGCACTGCCAAATAATGTGGAATCATCAATCTACCTACACTATTTTCAGGATAACCCAACGAAACCAAAGTTTTCTTTTTTTCTTCTGGATTTAAATATTTAATTAAATCTTTTAAAGAATGATTTGGTAGGTTTTCTAAAAAAGAAACTCTATCATCTACTGATAATTTATTTAACAATTCCATTTTTTCAGTATAAGGTAAATCTTCTATAATTTTTTTTTTAATAGGAAGATCTATAATTCTGAATACAGAAATAGATTTATACAAGTTTAATAGCCTAAATATTTTTAATACATATTTAGGATTTTTATGAATGATTTTTATTAATACATTTACATTCTGATTATTTAAAAATTTTTTATTTAAAAAATAATCTTTACGATCATTAAACATTTTTTTTATTTTTTTAAACTATTTTTACTGTTTTTACATATATTTTTTAACAGAAAAAAAATTAAAATTACATAATAAAATCTATTGTAATTTTTACTAAAAAAAAATATTAAAAAAAAATATAATAATGGAATATAATTTTCGTAAGATAGAAAAGTATTGGCAAAAATATTGGGAAAAAAATAAAATTTTCCATGTTAAGGAAAATGAAAAACAAAAATACTATATTTTAAATATGTTCCCATATCCTTCCGGATATGGATTGCATGTTGGACATTGTTTGGGTTATATAGCTTCAGATATATATGCAAGATACAAAATAACAAAAGGATTTAACGTTTTAAATCCTATAGGATTTGATTCTTTTGGATTACCTGCAGAACAATATGCTATACAAAATAGAAAACATCCAAATTATATAATTAGTAAAAATGAAAAAAAATATACTAATCAAATAAAAAATATAGGAATATCTTTCGATTGGAATAGAAAATTAAAAACCAGTGACAAGAATTATTATAAATGGACACAATGGATGTTCATTCAAATATTCCATTCTTGGTACGATAAAAATGACAATAAAGCAAAACCAATACAATCTCTAATAAAAGAATTTATAAAAAACGGAAATTATTTTGTAAACGCTAATACTTCATACTTATGTAAGTTCGATAGTAAAAAGTGGAAAAAATTCAATGATAATGAAAAAGAAAACATTTTACAAAATTATAGATTAGCTTATTTATGCAAAAGTATGGTGAACTGGTGTCCAGATTTAGGTACTGTTTTAGCAAATGAAGAAATTAAAAATGGTAAAAGTATAAGAGGGGGATACAAAGTTTATAAAAAACAAATGTTGCAATGGCATATTAGGATTAATGCATACGCAAATAGATTAATAAACGGATTAAATTATATTTGTTGTTCTTCATCTTTAAAAAAATCTCAAATAAACTGGATAGGAAAAACAAAAAAAATTACAGTTTTTTTAGAAGTACTTCATTCAAAGGATAAAAAAATAATTGAATTTACTCTTTTACATCCAGAAAAGGTATTTGGAATTACTTTCGCAATATTATCAATAAATCATCCATATGTTAATAATATTAGCTTATCTGCTGATTACAAAAAGAAAGTTAAGAATTACATAGAAAAAACTTTTTATATTAATAAAAAAAATATTACTGGTGTATTCACAGGAAATTATGTTTTAAATCCTATTACAAAAAAATTAATTCCTATTTACGTTACAAATTTTTTCAATATGGAAAATAGTATGGAATCCATGATAGGAATTCCTGCCCATGAAGAAAAAAGTAAATTATTTTCGGAAAAATTTGGGATAAATACTATAAAAGTTATTAGATTTTGCAATAAAAAAAATCAAAAAGTGTGTTATAACTCAGATTTTTTAAATGGATTACCTATTAATATAGCAAGAGAAAAAATAATTAAAATATTAATAAATAAAAAAATTGGAGAGTTAAAAATAAGTTATAGAATACGTGATGCTGTATTCTCTAGACAAAGATATTGGGGGGAACCAATACCT includes:
- the rseP gene encoding RIP metalloprotease RseP — its product is MTSFFIKSIQLLFSISILIFFHELGHFFLAKLFKVRVERFFLFFDPWFSLFKKKIGDTIYGIGWLPFGGYVKISGMVNNEKKDKLITENTCKFYSQTSIRRLLIISGGIIFNAILSILIFTFLLFKYGEINIPIENAKYGIETDALGKEIGLKNGDVILSINGKKIKYFNEIPQEIFIGNIIIVNRMGKIMKLYLNNSKKSLIFDRKYTTLPIKPRIPSVISYIFKNSIAEKYKLKIDDEILSVDTGEILFYDQIKEALFRQRNETFLISINRDGDFMQKKIHMNSKGILGVCLKTFMDLDDIFFFERKHYSIFDSIYHGFMKTWYVLKNQILFFKNVFHIETKAYKQVGSFFSIAKEFPSKWNWEIFWNFTATLSIWLAFINLFPIPSLDGGYIFFIIIEMLIGKKLNEKFIERCTILGFLLVSFMMLSIIIWDIFKVFIY
- a CDS encoding FeoA family protein — translated: MDLYNLKKGEKGIIKGFKHKNIPIKLLELGVLPGVKIEVIFISIFCDPLCISYEQSCLVLRKKEAENILIEPVNEKKDDAKKKYKISSFGKS
- the feoB gene encoding ferrous iron transport protein B; its protein translation is MKKKMMQRRNIKLALLGNPNVGKTSLFNKLTGLNQKVGNYLGVTVDKKIGYFFYDKINYQIIDLPGTYSIYPSSDSEKVINNLLLENIETPDHIIFVIDSSNLKKSLLLFRQLQDLGFSILLLLNMLDEAKRKGIYIKIKKLKKFLKTEIILIDARKGIGLDIVKKKLKKIRNKKKSSYFFNTNLSLSNHLAIKDVKNNLKIENIYKAWYYLACNKIFLNKNILLDNIKKKYNIISKRLQVKETLNRYEEIKKIFSHTVYVFNKKNNQLEFFRKIDNLFVLHNFWGYVIFSFFLFFIFQSIFFWAETPIKFIELCSSFTQEKLNNTMYSGHLKDFLLQGILPGISTVISFIPQIFILLFFILLMEESGYINRVIFLMDKIMRPFGLNGRSIVPIISAMACSIPAIISSKHIENPRDRLITILMTPFMTCSAKLPIYTLIISSIIPNVKWGFVQLRGIVLMGMYIIGILCSFIIAILLHKYLKKNYDSCFIMELPTYKIPTFKNVFISLWIHIKSFILNTGKIILLVNVLIWVLGTFGPVKDYNDKKKNIFFNIQENELDNSYLGIFGKKLEPIIIPLGYDWKIGIGILSSIVAREVFVSTMNSLYKLEEKENKIEKDIKKNTKLIYSFPTGISLLFFYAFSMQCISTISIIKRETKSWKWPILQFLFMTTLAYIFSFFIYHIFK
- a CDS encoding D-alanine--D-alanine ligase, which gives rise to MKNIAVVMGGYSKESSISLESGKMVYDNLCRKCFIPYCVYLFKDKWFMKNKENKKFFIDKHDFSVFVNENSRINFDCIFNAIHGSPGEDGMLQSYFDLLKIPYTGCNFHQANITFNKKYCLSLLKYLGINTAKSFFLNKNQTFCKKEILNSIGIPFFVKPSRSGSSFGITKIYKEDDFDKALSTAFKEDNEIIIESFLSGREVSVGVFSFRNEIVVLPITEIISKNDFFDFESKYSGKSKEITPANFPLNIEVKIKNTAIKVYKYLNLYGISRSEFIIVDEIPYFLEINTVPGLSKESIFPKQLKTAGISLSDFFHDFIDSSIKKCLYNLQ
- a CDS encoding PASTA domain-containing protein — encoded protein: MKWIDTYTKHGTYVIMPNLRNLTLSRSIYILKKLGLKYDIDKRHYNPNLKNNQIIFFSPEAGNRIKEGRKIYIKVNFTSTKNIVLPSILNKKKNIAIKLLNENKILIRKIIYTTGFSKETVGKVLYKKKQIFPGDLFPYDHEGIILIIGKGYDKNTFESIPNVIGMSLYNATTILKQKSFNIIHFYYDNSSTLKNSNIENIEKVVYRQNPHYGNIYNKSKPIELWLTEKEMLMEKLIQMKYSFKDKKNKEKNFINKDHILIKNIEKNYKNTDLVIEKKLENSVNSIVKQKEKKLENSVNSIVKQKEKKLENSVNSIVKQKEKKLENSVNSIVKQKEKKLENSVNSIVKQKEKKLENSVNSIVKQKEKKLKNYGSSIIKQKEKKLKNYGSSIIKQKEKKLKNYGSSIIKQKEKKLKNYGSSIIKQKEKKLKNYRSSIIKQKEKKLKNYGNSIVRQKEKKLKNYGNSIIKQKEKKLKNYGSSIIKQKEKKLKNYGSSIIKQKEKKLKNYGNSIVRQKEKKLKNYGNSIIKQKEKKLKNYGSSIIKQKEKKLKNYGNSIVRQKEKKLKNYGNSIIKQKEKKLKNYGSSIIKQKEKKLKVYEQNQ
- a CDS encoding RluA family pseudouridine synthase; this translates as MTEKSIKKIKIIVNETKKSIRIDKYLTKKITKENISRNQIQKFIRLGKILVNKHIVKNNYKIKQYDNIELENSIKIPVLKKNFFEEKNITAEKININIIYEDEDIMIINKPSGIVVHPGYGNEKGTLINGIKYYNYNLSKLHRFGLVHRLDKDTSGLLVFAKNEYTQNFLLKQFYTKTIKRKYIALVWGILQNTKGSITGFIGRDPKNRKRMTILEKNKYIKNARYSITHYKVLEKFKYITYISCKLNTGRTHQIRAHFKYLGHPVFQDSIYNGKKIIKICSSKHIKFFKICYNILKRQALHAISLSFIHPNNKKCVFNCPIPEDIKTIINKLRYFFHSKVPCKRI
- the mgtE gene encoding magnesium transporter, with translation MFNDRKDYFLNKKFLNNQNVNVLIKIIHKNPKYVLKIFRLLNLYKSISVFRIIDLPIKKKIIEDLPYTEKMELLNKLSVDDRVSFLENLPNHSLKDLIKYLNPEEKKKTLVSLGYPENSVGRLMIPHYLAVQKNWRVQRVFNYIRKEIKNSDFIEIIYVIDKNGKLIGDIKIKEFLLVDPNTMVCSLMDKQHTSVLKVTDTEEKATQIFSINNRLSLPVVDNQNYLLGIVTIDDILWVLNENYREDFQKIGGMEVLNQSYLNVPLYKLIKKRARWLILLFIGEMFTTTVMQQFTSVIEKAIVLSLFIPLVVSSGGNSGSQAASLIIQAMALGEVKVKDWWRVMKREIICGFFLGSILGITGFLRIITWHSTRLFDYGPHWILVGFTIFFSLIGVVLWGTFSGSMLPFIIKKFNGDPATSSAPFVATIVDVIGLIIYFSMSYILLHGTLL
- a CDS encoding class I tRNA ligase family protein, whose amino-acid sequence is MEYNFRKIEKYWQKYWEKNKIFHVKENEKQKYYILNMFPYPSGYGLHVGHCLGYIASDIYARYKITKGFNVLNPIGFDSFGLPAEQYAIQNRKHPNYIISKNEKKYTNQIKNIGISFDWNRKLKTSDKNYYKWTQWMFIQIFHSWYDKNDNKAKPIQSLIKEFIKNGNYFVNANTSYLCKFDSKKWKKFNDNEKENILQNYRLAYLCKSMVNWCPDLGTVLANEEIKNGKSIRGGYKVYKKQMLQWHIRINAYANRLINGLNYICCSSSLKKSQINWIGKTKKITVFLEVLHSKDKKIIEFTLLHPEKVFGITFAILSINHPYVNNISLSADYKKKVKNYIEKTFYINKKNITGVFTGNYVLNPITKKLIPIYVTNFFNMENSMESMIGIPAHEEKSKLFSEKFGINTIKVIRFCNKKNQKVCYNSDFLNGLPINIAREKIIKILINKKIGELKISYRIRDAVFSRQRYWGEPIPIYLKNKIPKTIPIEKLPVILPEIHNFQPKNGKSALFRAKNWAWDEKNMKIVSNSFIDYKSVFPIETNTMPSWAGSSWYFLRYMDVTNENFFLSKKKENYWKNVDLYIGGSEHNTGHLIYARFWHKFLKDRGWVQTEEPFKKILNQGMILSFSAIILKVIGKNIFVSYGLKEKSKVFHMFQEIYIDIFFIENNNHLNISNLKKIRPEFYNSIFILENGTFLCKRKLEKMSKSKYNIVNPDDIYKKYGADVFRLHEMFLGPIVQSKPWDDKKINGVKKFIKKLFNLFHQNGVFQVLETDPTFEEFHILHYTIKNIEKHIQLFSFNVCISYFMIAINKLLILKCKKRKILEPLIQLLAPFIPHISEELWNKLGKQNSILYHPMPIIDVKYIKKNKITYPIMFNGKFKFLEEFDYNIEKEEIKNKILNNLKTKNILKKNIVKKIIFIPKKIINILF